In Agarivorans gilvus, one genomic interval encodes:
- the glpK gene encoding glycerol kinase GlpK encodes MAKATYIVALDQGTTSSRAIVFNQQAELVASAQREFSQIYPQPGWVEHDPMEIWASQSACLTEVLAKAGIASEQVAAIGITNQRETTIVWNKHTGQPIYNAIVWQCRRTTEYCERLREQGWQDYIKQASGLQLDAYFSGTKLQWILDNVEGARQKAEAGDLLFGTVDSWLLWKLTNGRVHVTDYTNASRTMMFNIHRLEWDDKLLAMLNIPKQMLPEVRSCSEVYGKTNIGGRGGTRIPIAGIAGDQQAALFGQQCFASGMAKNTYGTGCFLLMNTGEQAVPSTHGLLTTIAFGLHGKVHYALEGSVFMGGATIQWLRDELGLIRDAADTEYFATKVDDCAGVYLIPAFVGLGAPYWDPYARGTIVGLSRGSNRNHIIRAALESIAYQSRDLLEAMQADANIALSQLRVDGGAVANDFLLQFQADTLATEVLRPALIESTALGAAYLAGLAVGYWPDLDSLAAHHQADRCFVPDGDEAKRQRLYQGWKQALEGSRRCYHPQD; translated from the coding sequence ATGGCAAAAGCGACTTATATTGTTGCTTTAGATCAGGGAACCACCAGTTCTAGAGCAATTGTTTTTAACCAGCAGGCAGAGCTAGTGGCCAGCGCTCAGCGGGAATTTAGCCAAATTTATCCGCAGCCGGGTTGGGTTGAACACGACCCTATGGAAATTTGGGCAAGCCAAAGTGCCTGTTTAACCGAAGTGCTGGCCAAGGCGGGCATAGCCAGTGAGCAAGTGGCCGCCATTGGTATTACTAATCAGCGTGAAACCACCATCGTGTGGAATAAACACACAGGCCAACCCATCTACAATGCCATCGTATGGCAGTGTCGCAGAACCACCGAATATTGTGAGCGTTTACGTGAGCAAGGCTGGCAAGACTATATAAAACAGGCCAGTGGCTTGCAGCTCGATGCTTATTTTTCGGGCACTAAACTGCAGTGGATTTTAGATAATGTGGAAGGGGCACGGCAAAAGGCTGAGGCTGGGGATTTATTGTTTGGCACGGTAGACAGTTGGTTACTATGGAAGCTCACTAATGGGCGGGTGCATGTGACCGACTATACCAACGCTTCGCGCACCATGATGTTTAATATTCATCGCTTGGAGTGGGATGACAAGCTGTTGGCGATGTTGAACATACCTAAACAGATGTTGCCTGAAGTGCGTAGCTGCTCCGAGGTGTATGGTAAAACCAATATCGGCGGGCGTGGCGGCACCCGCATTCCAATTGCCGGCATTGCTGGCGACCAACAGGCGGCCTTGTTTGGCCAGCAATGTTTTGCTTCAGGAATGGCAAAAAATACCTACGGTACCGGCTGTTTTCTATTAATGAATACCGGCGAGCAGGCCGTCCCTTCGACTCATGGCTTACTCACCACCATCGCATTTGGCCTACATGGCAAGGTGCATTACGCGCTGGAGGGCAGTGTCTTCATGGGCGGTGCCACCATTCAGTGGCTGCGAGATGAGTTGGGCTTAATTCGTGACGCGGCAGATACCGAGTATTTTGCCACTAAAGTGGACGATTGTGCTGGCGTTTATTTAATTCCCGCCTTTGTTGGTTTAGGCGCACCGTATTGGGACCCTTATGCACGAGGCACCATTGTGGGTTTAAGTCGAGGCTCCAACCGTAACCATATTATTCGCGCCGCGCTCGAATCGATTGCTTATCAGAGTCGCGACTTGCTGGAAGCGATGCAGGCCGATGCTAACATTGCGCTTAGCCAACTCAGAGTCGATGGCGGCGCAGTGGCCAATGATTTCTTGTTACAGTTTCAAGCCGATACCTTGGCTACCGAGGTGCTAAGGCCCGCCTTGATTGAGTCTACCGCTTTAGGGGCCGCTTATTTAGCTGGTTTAGCGGTGGGTTATTGGCCGGACTTAGACAGTTTGGCTGCCCATCATCAAGCGGACCGTTGTTTTGTGCCTGACGGTGATGAAGCTAAGCGCCAGCGTCTGTATCAAGGTTGGAAGCAAGCGCTAGAGGGCAGTCGACGTTGCTATCATCCGCAAGACTAA
- a CDS encoding DeoR/GlpR family transcriptional regulator: protein MKQTQRHIKIIQTLKNQGFIATEQLVEQLKVSPQTIRRDLNLLAENNQIQRHHGGASLLGNSVVNDSYANRKIKHQAEKQQIAHQLAAHIANGSSLFLDIGTTAETIAQALLKHRDLRVVTNNIHVAKLLMGNSDFEVLLAGGVVRSRDGGIVGEATIDFIRQFRLDYGIVTVSGIDLDGSLLDFDYHEVRITQAIIANSRTVILAADHSKFGRNAMINIGNIAQVDHFYTDRALPQDIASIVQKENIQLRLCPALNSL, encoded by the coding sequence GTGAAACAAACCCAGCGCCACATTAAAATTATTCAAACCCTGAAAAACCAAGGCTTTATAGCTACCGAGCAATTGGTTGAGCAACTCAAGGTCAGCCCGCAAACCATTCGCCGAGACCTGAACCTGCTGGCCGAAAATAATCAGATCCAACGCCATCATGGCGGCGCATCGCTACTAGGCAATAGCGTAGTCAACGATTCCTATGCCAATCGAAAAATTAAACACCAAGCAGAGAAACAGCAAATTGCCCACCAGCTTGCAGCACATATTGCCAATGGCTCGTCACTGTTTTTAGACATTGGCACCACCGCCGAAACCATTGCCCAAGCCTTGCTCAAGCACCGAGATTTAAGGGTAGTCACCAACAATATTCACGTAGCCAAATTATTAATGGGTAACAGCGACTTTGAAGTATTGCTGGCCGGCGGAGTGGTGCGCAGCCGTGACGGCGGTATTGTGGGTGAGGCCACCATCGACTTTATTCGCCAGTTTCGGCTCGACTACGGCATCGTTACCGTTAGCGGCATCGATCTCGATGGCTCGTTATTAGACTTTGATTACCATGAAGTACGCATTACTCAGGCGATTATTGCTAATTCCCGAACCGTCATTCTAGCCGCCGACCACAGTAAGTTTGGCCGTAATGCAATGATCAACATCGGCAACATCGCTCAAGTAGATCACTTTTATACCGACCGAGCCCTGCCCCAAGACATCGCCAGTATTGTGCAAAAGGAGAATATTCAATTACGACTGTGCCCCGCCCTTAACTCGCTCTAA
- a CDS encoding MBL fold metallo-hydrolase: MKIHRLQGYIQNIFLVEYADKLLLLDGASRADVPMLEQFITQQLGRPFSQLKLAVVTHMHPDHAGAASILQRRHQVRLAGADCAGEWYQGWRGRARHLLDLGLAYYVGRCQRRPWVKLWYPAVLRFDERLTDGQSLPGFDDWQVLFSPGHTDRDLSLYHPQTKTLYVADSILRVKGKLIPPFPISEPANYRASLQRFVQLEVAQYLLAHGEGGVISTAELQQLIAASPVQASSYRQFLTELVCKRWLRAS, encoded by the coding sequence ATGAAGATCCACCGCTTGCAAGGCTATATTCAAAACATCTTTTTAGTTGAGTACGCTGATAAATTGTTATTGTTAGATGGGGCCAGTCGAGCCGATGTGCCCATGCTTGAGCAGTTTATTACTCAGCAATTAGGGCGACCTTTTAGCCAGTTAAAGTTGGCAGTGGTGACTCATATGCATCCCGATCATGCGGGAGCGGCCAGTATTTTACAGCGCCGCCACCAAGTGAGGCTAGCTGGTGCCGATTGTGCCGGCGAATGGTATCAGGGCTGGAGAGGAAGAGCTCGGCATTTACTGGATCTTGGCTTAGCCTATTATGTTGGTCGTTGTCAGCGTCGCCCTTGGGTGAAACTATGGTATCCAGCGGTGTTACGTTTTGATGAGCGTTTAACTGATGGTCAGTCCTTGCCCGGATTTGACGATTGGCAGGTGCTGTTTAGTCCGGGCCATACCGATCGCGACTTGTCGTTGTATCACCCTCAGACTAAAACCCTGTATGTGGCCGATAGCATACTGCGAGTTAAAGGTAAGTTGATCCCGCCTTTTCCTATTTCCGAGCCCGCCAACTATCGTGCATCCCTGCAACGCTTTGTTCAGTTGGAAGTGGCGCAATACCTACTAGCCCATGGCGAGGGCGGGGTGATCAGCACCGCCGAGCTGCAGCAATTGATTGCGGCGAGCCCAGTGCAAGCCTCCAGTTACCGACAATTTCTCACCGAGCTAGTGTGTAAGCGTTGGCTTAGAGCGAGTTAA
- the glpD gene encoding glycerol-3-phosphate dehydrogenase — MQRDPQDSYDLIVIGGGINGVGIAADAAGRGLRVALFEQNDLASATSSASSKLIHGGLRYLEHYEFRLVSEALKEREVLLKMAPHLVEPMRFRLPHRPHLRPWPLIRLGLFLYDHLARRSTLEGCHGLKFQQDSVLNHQITRGFEYSDCWVDDARLVISNALLAAQHGAYIAPQHQVVAARRQAQHWQVEVRASQTGQVQHYYCKNLVNAAGPWVQQLIEQTLHQTAPRTIRLVKGSHIVVPKIHPQPQAYILQNSDKRIVFVIPYQQDYSLIGTTDVEYQGDPAAVSISAAEVDYLCKVVNQHFIQQIRPSDVVHSFSGVRPLCQDESDDPSAVTRDYTLELSPAQDGAPLLSVFGGKLTTYRKLAEAALALLAPRLDSLAAPWTEHCLLPGANLPTSLAQFITQQQAVSHLPKSLVKRWCRQYGSKAEKLLQQADAHGLGQHFGGELYQLEVDYLVQHEWACQADDILWRRTKQGLLFNSEQQQALQEYLQQPTVVQGVSASELAASNKSQII; from the coding sequence ATGCAAAGAGATCCGCAAGACAGTTATGATTTAATCGTCATCGGTGGGGGCATTAATGGCGTTGGCATTGCCGCCGATGCCGCTGGCAGAGGTTTACGGGTAGCCTTGTTTGAACAAAACGATCTGGCCAGTGCCACTTCATCGGCCAGCTCTAAACTGATCCACGGCGGACTGCGCTATTTAGAGCATTACGAATTTCGTTTAGTCAGCGAAGCACTAAAAGAACGCGAAGTACTGTTAAAAATGGCACCACACTTAGTTGAGCCAATGCGCTTTAGGCTGCCCCACCGTCCTCACCTACGCCCTTGGCCTCTGATTCGCCTCGGCTTGTTTCTCTATGATCATCTGGCTAGGCGCAGCACCTTAGAAGGCTGCCACGGGCTGAAGTTTCAACAAGATAGCGTACTTAATCATCAGATCACCCGCGGCTTTGAATACTCCGATTGCTGGGTCGACGATGCACGCTTGGTAATAAGCAATGCCCTACTAGCAGCTCAACATGGCGCTTATATCGCTCCGCAGCATCAAGTGGTGGCAGCCCGGCGCCAAGCGCAACATTGGCAAGTCGAGGTGCGCGCTAGCCAAACTGGCCAAGTGCAGCACTACTACTGTAAAAACCTAGTGAATGCGGCTGGTCCATGGGTACAACAGCTAATTGAACAAACACTGCATCAAACAGCACCACGCACTATCCGCTTAGTTAAAGGCAGCCATATTGTGGTGCCGAAAATTCACCCCCAGCCGCAGGCCTATATTCTACAAAACAGTGATAAGCGCATTGTCTTTGTCATTCCCTACCAACAAGACTACTCGTTAATTGGTACCACCGATGTGGAATATCAGGGTGATCCTGCTGCCGTTAGCATTTCTGCAGCAGAAGTAGACTATCTCTGCAAGGTAGTAAATCAGCACTTCATTCAGCAAATTAGGCCCAGCGACGTGGTGCATAGTTTTTCTGGTGTTAGACCGCTTTGCCAAGATGAATCAGACGACCCTTCTGCGGTGACCCGCGACTACACCTTAGAATTAAGTCCAGCTCAAGACGGCGCGCCATTATTATCGGTATTTGGCGGCAAGCTAACTACCTACCGAAAACTAGCCGAGGCAGCCTTAGCCCTGTTAGCCCCTCGTTTAGACTCTCTTGCAGCGCCATGGACCGAGCACTGCTTGCTACCCGGTGCTAATTTACCCACCAGCCTGGCACAATTCATCACTCAACAACAAGCGGTCAGCCACTTACCCAAGTCTTTAGTTAAACGCTGGTGTCGGCAATACGGAAGCAAAGCTGAAAAATTGCTGCAACAAGCTGACGCACACGGCCTAGGGCAGCACTTTGGTGGTGAACTCTATCAGCTGGAAGTGGACTATTTGGTCCAGCACGAGTGGGCTTGCCAAGCTGATGACATACTTTGGCGACGCACCAAGCAGGGCCTGCTTTTTAATAGCGAACAACAGCAAGCGTTGCAAGAATACTTGCAGCAACCCACCGTTGTGCAAGGAGTATCAGCCAGCGAGCTAGCAGCATCAAATAAAAGTCAAATTATTTGA
- the arnB gene encoding UDP-4-amino-4-deoxy-L-arabinose aminotransferase, translating into MNSTFLPLSRPAIKQPEIDAVVEVLKSGWITTGPKNAELEAAIKDYTGAPHAVALSSATAGLHLCLIALGIGPGDEVITPSMTWVSTVNLITLVGAKPVFVDVDKDSLMTTAERIEAQITAKTKLIIPVHYAGAPLDLDAIYAVAERHQLPVIEDAAHAIGCHYKGRPIGQTGHCLFSLHAIKNVTTAEGGIFTTHDAQLAERIRRLKFHGLGVDAFDRETQGRAPQAEVIEPGFKYNMPDICAVLGLGQLQRLEQITQQRQALVAAYRERLSPLPGITPLSIPDYPHQHCCHLMIIRVEPNICGFDRDQLIDYLKQQGIGAGIHFKACHSQKYYRENYASRFGEINPDLSNSEFNSQRICSLPLFPDMQLNDVNRVISAITQFIGNTHEA; encoded by the coding sequence ATGAATTCTACATTCTTGCCTTTAAGTCGGCCGGCCATTAAGCAGCCAGAGATTGATGCCGTTGTTGAAGTGCTGAAATCGGGTTGGATAACCACTGGCCCGAAAAATGCCGAACTCGAAGCCGCAATAAAGGACTACACTGGCGCCCCCCATGCCGTTGCCTTAAGCAGTGCCACCGCAGGCTTACACCTTTGTCTTATTGCCCTCGGCATCGGCCCTGGTGATGAGGTAATCACCCCATCAATGACTTGGGTATCAACGGTTAACCTGATCACCTTAGTGGGCGCTAAGCCGGTTTTTGTTGATGTCGACAAAGACAGTCTAATGACCACAGCCGAGCGTATCGAAGCGCAAATCACCGCCAAGACTAAATTAATTATTCCGGTACATTACGCTGGAGCCCCGCTCGACTTAGATGCCATTTACGCTGTAGCCGAGCGCCATCAACTACCGGTCATTGAGGATGCCGCGCATGCCATAGGTTGCCATTATAAAGGTCGCCCAATTGGTCAAACCGGACACTGCCTGTTCTCCTTGCATGCCATCAAAAATGTCACCACTGCTGAAGGCGGAATATTTACCACTCATGATGCGCAATTGGCCGAGCGGATCCGCCGCCTTAAGTTTCATGGTTTGGGAGTAGACGCCTTTGACCGAGAAACCCAAGGTCGCGCACCGCAAGCAGAGGTGATAGAACCCGGCTTTAAATATAACATGCCAGACATTTGCGCAGTACTGGGTTTGGGCCAGTTGCAACGTCTTGAACAGATCACCCAACAGCGCCAAGCTTTGGTTGCCGCTTATCGAGAACGTTTAAGTCCACTGCCCGGCATTACTCCCTTGAGTATCCCCGACTACCCCCATCAGCATTGTTGTCATTTGATGATCATACGTGTGGAACCCAACATTTGCGGTTTCGACCGAGACCAATTAATTGATTATCTAAAACAGCAAGGGATTGGTGCAGGTATTCACTTCAAGGCGTGCCATAGCCAAAAATACTATCGGGAAAACTACGCCAGCCGCTTTGGCGAGATCAACCCTGATTTAAGCAATAGTGAATTTAATAGCCAACGCATTTGTTCCCTCCCTCTTTTCCCCGATATGCAACTTAACGACGTAAATCGGGTCATATCAGCTATCACGCAATTTATCGGAAATACTCATGAGGCATAA
- the arnC gene encoding undecaprenyl-phosphate 4-deoxy-4-formamido-L-arabinose transferase, translating to MRHKQEINFVSIVIPVYNEAASLPELIQRTCAAADSMGKDYELLLIDDGSKDNSADQIEAAAAAEGSHVVGIILNRNYGQHNAIMAGFEHVRGDLVVTLDADLQNPPEEIPNLVAKAEQGYDAVGTVRKNRQDSRLRRYPSMLINKIVKRSTGVEMNDYGCMLRAYRRHVVDAMLQCHERSTFIPILANGFARHTVEIDVAHSERQQGESKYNIMGLINLMFDLLTSMTTAPLRMLSIMGGVIATLGGLFGLVLLLMRMFYGAEWGVDGVFPLFALLFIFIGAQFVGLGLLGEYIGRIYSDVRARPRYYVQDVLVGEATKQARDNGQVANH from the coding sequence ATGAGGCATAAGCAAGAAATTAATTTTGTATCCATCGTTATTCCTGTCTACAACGAAGCGGCCAGTCTGCCTGAACTGATTCAACGCACTTGCGCCGCCGCAGACAGCATGGGAAAAGATTACGAGTTACTGCTGATTGATGATGGCAGTAAAGATAACAGCGCAGATCAAATAGAGGCAGCGGCGGCCGCAGAAGGCAGCCATGTGGTAGGGATTATTCTCAACCGTAACTATGGGCAACACAATGCCATCATGGCGGGTTTTGAGCATGTTAGAGGCGACTTAGTGGTGACCCTAGATGCCGACTTACAAAATCCGCCTGAAGAAATTCCGAATTTGGTTGCCAAAGCAGAACAAGGCTACGACGCGGTAGGCACAGTACGGAAGAATCGCCAAGACAGTCGGCTGCGTCGTTACCCCTCGATGCTAATCAACAAAATCGTCAAACGTTCCACCGGAGTAGAGATGAACGACTACGGCTGTATGTTACGCGCCTACCGCCGCCACGTGGTTGACGCCATGCTACAGTGTCACGAACGCAGTACTTTCATCCCAATTCTGGCCAACGGCTTTGCTCGCCATACTGTGGAAATAGACGTTGCCCATAGCGAGCGCCAACAAGGCGAGTCCAAATACAACATCATGGGCTTAATTAACCTGATGTTCGATCTACTCACCAGCATGACCACTGCACCGCTAAGAATGCTCAGCATCATGGGCGGGGTCATCGCCACTCTGGGTGGCCTATTTGGCTTAGTATTACTACTGATGCGCATGTTCTATGGCGCAGAATGGGGTGTCGATGGGGTATTCCCACTGTTCGCCCTACTGTTCATTTTTATCGGTGCTCAGTTTGTTGGGCTAGGCCTACTCGGTGAATACATTGGTCGTATTTATTCCGATGTTCGCGCTCGGCCTCGTTACTACGTACAGGACGTATTAGTTGGCGAAGCCACCAAACAAGCACGCGATAACGGCCAAGTGGCCAATCACTAA
- the arnA gene encoding bifunctional UDP-4-amino-4-deoxy-L-arabinose formyltransferase/UDP-glucuronic acid oxidase ArnA, giving the protein MKAVVFAYHNIGCTGIQSLIEAGVEIAAVFTHLDDSKENLFFESVAKLAARHGIPVFAPEDVNHPLWLEKINAMQPEVFFSFYYRSMLSPALLALAPQGGFNLHGSLLPRYRGRAPVNWALVNGETETGVTLHVMTAKADAGDIVAQQALTIDPQDTAETLHQRLNQLSAELLAEVLPKLIAGEHSLTPQDESQATVFGRRTPADGEIKWADDAHSIYNLCRAVTEPYPGAFTFLGERKIIFWSAAASEQDYDATPGTIVATAPLTIACGRGSLIVKAGQAEQGLYMNGEQLASEMHLVEGMRFGPQASATIAAKRRQKVLILGANGFIGNHLTQRLLDDGKYEIFAMDMSANQIEQHLSHPDFHFVEGDITIHNEWVEYHIKKCDIILPLVAIATPIEYTRNPLRVFELDFEENLKIVRECVKYNKRIIFPSTSEVYGMCTDEEFNEDSSPLITGPINRQRWIYSTSKQLLDRVIWAYGKKDGLKFTLFRPFNWMGPRLDSLNSARVGSSRAITQLILNLVEGTPIKLIDGGEQKRCFTDISEAIEALFRIIENKDGLCDGQIINIGSPENEASIKQMAEILVEKFEAHPLRDKFPPFAGYHLVESKTFYGDGYQDVQHRRPSIRNAKRLLDWEPRIMMEDTIEETLDFFLKTAVDE; this is encoded by the coding sequence ATGAAAGCTGTGGTATTTGCCTATCACAACATCGGTTGTACGGGCATACAAAGCCTAATTGAAGCAGGCGTTGAAATTGCTGCTGTATTTACTCACCTCGACGACAGTAAAGAAAATCTATTTTTTGAATCGGTAGCCAAGCTAGCCGCTCGCCATGGTATTCCGGTATTTGCCCCAGAAGACGTCAATCACCCGTTGTGGCTGGAAAAAATTAACGCCATGCAACCAGAGGTATTCTTCTCTTTCTACTACCGTTCAATGCTAAGCCCAGCGCTATTGGCATTAGCACCGCAGGGTGGCTTTAACTTACACGGCTCACTGCTTCCTCGTTATCGCGGCCGCGCGCCGGTAAACTGGGCCTTGGTCAATGGCGAAACCGAAACCGGTGTTACCCTACATGTAATGACGGCCAAAGCCGATGCCGGCGACATAGTGGCTCAACAAGCCTTAACTATTGACCCACAAGACACCGCCGAAACACTGCATCAGCGACTCAATCAACTGAGTGCTGAGTTGTTGGCCGAGGTGCTGCCAAAACTTATCGCCGGTGAACATAGCTTAACCCCGCAAGATGAGAGCCAAGCCACGGTATTCGGCCGCAGAACTCCTGCCGATGGCGAGATTAAATGGGCCGACGATGCCCACAGCATTTACAACTTATGCCGCGCCGTTACCGAACCCTACCCCGGTGCATTTACCTTTTTAGGTGAGCGTAAAATCATTTTTTGGAGCGCAGCGGCCAGTGAGCAAGATTACGACGCCACGCCCGGTACCATTGTGGCCACCGCACCGCTTACCATTGCCTGTGGCCGCGGCTCGTTGATCGTCAAAGCCGGTCAAGCCGAGCAAGGCTTATATATGAACGGTGAGCAGCTAGCCAGCGAAATGCATTTAGTAGAAGGCATGCGTTTTGGGCCACAGGCCAGCGCCACCATCGCCGCCAAACGTCGGCAAAAGGTGCTCATTTTAGGGGCTAACGGCTTTATTGGTAACCATTTAACCCAGCGCTTATTAGACGATGGCAAATACGAAATTTTTGCCATGGACATGAGTGCCAACCAGATTGAACAGCATTTAAGCCATCCGGATTTTCATTTTGTTGAAGGTGACATCACCATTCACAATGAATGGGTCGAATACCACATCAAGAAATGTGACATTATTCTGCCACTGGTGGCGATTGCTACTCCGATTGAATATACCCGTAACCCGCTGCGGGTATTTGAACTGGATTTCGAAGAAAACCTGAAGATCGTTCGCGAATGTGTGAAATACAATAAACGCATTATTTTCCCCTCTACTTCAGAAGTATACGGCATGTGTACCGACGAAGAATTTAACGAAGACAGCTCACCTTTAATTACCGGCCCCATCAACCGCCAGCGTTGGATCTACTCAACCTCTAAGCAACTACTCGACCGTGTTATTTGGGCTTACGGTAAGAAAGACGGGCTTAAATTCACCCTATTCCGTCCCTTTAATTGGATGGGACCACGCCTCGACAGCTTAAACTCGGCGCGGGTTGGCTCAAGTCGAGCGATTACCCAGTTAATCCTTAACTTGGTAGAAGGCACGCCAATTAAGCTGATTGATGGCGGCGAGCAAAAACGCTGCTTTACCGATATTTCCGAGGCCATCGAAGCCTTATTCCGCATCATCGAGAATAAAGACGGTTTATGCGATGGCCAGATTATCAATATTGGCTCGCCAGAAAACGAAGCCAGCATTAAACAAATGGCAGAAATCTTGGTAGAAAAATTTGAAGCCCACCCGCTACGAGATAAGTTCCCACCGTTTGCCGGTTATCATCTGGTTGAAAGTAAGACCTTCTACGGTGACGGTTACCAAGACGTGCAGCATCGTCGCCCCAGCATTCGTAACGCCAAGCGTTTACTTGACTGGGAGCCGCGCATTATGATGGAAGACACCATTGAGGAAACCTTGGATTTTTTCCTAAAAACTGCAGTTGACGAGTAA
- the arnD gene encoding 4-deoxy-4-formamido-L-arabinose-phosphoundecaprenol deformylase, with protein sequence MSGKNSTKVGLRIDVDTFRGTRLGVPKLLEILQRHGFQASFFFTVGPDNMGRHIWRLLRPAFLKKMLRSKAASLYGWDILLRGTFWPGPVIGKRLAGVIKQTDQAGHEVGLHAWDHHKWQMKTDTMSASELASELNKGYQLLSEIIGKEVQCSAVAGWRCTEATLEQKEAFPFRYNSDCRGQSIFVPKLGMAPQIPVTLPTYDELIGQDGVDESNYNQAILRRIRADALNVYTIHAEVEGIVCAEMFEQLLISAKQQGIQFVPLSELLDQDYVSWPADEILNIEMEGREGWLSHQASLVKANQESYASS encoded by the coding sequence ATGAGCGGAAAAAACAGCACTAAAGTCGGTTTAAGAATAGATGTAGATACCTTTCGCGGCACCCGTCTAGGGGTGCCCAAGTTATTAGAAATCTTACAGCGGCACGGGTTTCAAGCCTCGTTCTTTTTTACGGTTGGGCCAGACAACATGGGGCGTCATATTTGGCGCCTGCTACGCCCCGCCTTTTTAAAGAAGATGCTCCGCTCTAAAGCCGCCAGCCTCTATGGCTGGGACATTCTACTGCGTGGTACTTTTTGGCCCGGCCCCGTGATTGGCAAGCGCTTAGCTGGAGTCATCAAGCAAACCGATCAAGCTGGCCACGAGGTGGGTTTACACGCTTGGGATCATCATAAATGGCAGATGAAAACCGATACAATGTCTGCCTCTGAGCTAGCCAGTGAGCTGAACAAGGGTTACCAACTGCTGTCTGAGATCATTGGCAAAGAAGTACAATGTAGCGCGGTCGCTGGCTGGCGCTGTACCGAGGCCACCTTAGAGCAAAAAGAAGCCTTTCCGTTTCGCTATAACAGTGATTGCCGAGGCCAATCTATTTTTGTTCCCAAACTGGGCATGGCGCCGCAAATTCCGGTCACCCTGCCCACTTATGATGAACTGATCGGCCAAGACGGCGTGGACGAAAGCAATTACAACCAAGCCATTTTGAGACGAATAAGAGCCGATGCGCTTAATGTTTATACCATTCATGCCGAAGTGGAAGGAATCGTTTGTGCGGAGATGTTTGAACAACTGCTAATTAGCGCCAAACAACAGGGCATACAGTTTGTTCCGCTCAGCGAATTACTCGATCAAGACTACGTATCTTGGCCAGCGGACGAGATATTAAATATTGAAATGGAGGGGCGCGAAGGTTGGCTAAGCCATCAAGCCTCTTTGGTTAAAGCAAATCAGGAAAGTTATGCGTCAAGTTAA
- a CDS encoding phospholipid carrier-dependent glycosyltransferase: MRQVKINLATWLPLFFILLYLLPLGLRDLWSPDELRYAEISREMVASGDWIVPRFNDLRYFEKPVMGYWMNALSQLVFGETNFAVRAASAFSALGAAFCLWMLLARFASRPTAWLSCAIYLSMFMVSGIGTYSVLDSMLNLWLTASFTAFYFAIRSDSSRHRAKYYALAGIYCGCAVLTKGFLALALPVLVVLPYMLWTKQLTVILKWGWWVMLLALLTCLPWALAIHAAEPDYWHYFFGLSTLSAFPPKTLSTPHRCGITYHFWRPEYYLGYFGLPRRWPT, encoded by the coding sequence ATGCGTCAAGTTAAAATCAATCTAGCCACTTGGCTGCCCCTGTTCTTTATCTTGCTGTATTTGTTACCACTGGGGTTGCGCGACCTTTGGTCACCAGATGAGCTGCGTTACGCCGAAATTTCCAGAGAGATGGTGGCCAGCGGCGATTGGATAGTACCGCGCTTTAATGATCTGCGTTATTTCGAAAAGCCAGTCATGGGTTACTGGATGAATGCGCTATCACAGTTAGTCTTCGGTGAGACTAATTTTGCGGTTAGAGCCGCCTCCGCCTTTAGCGCCCTAGGTGCGGCCTTTTGTCTGTGGATGTTATTAGCCCGCTTTGCCTCTCGACCGACTGCTTGGTTAAGCTGCGCCATTTATCTCAGTATGTTTATGGTCTCAGGCATTGGTACCTATAGCGTGTTAGATAGCATGCTCAACCTCTGGCTCACCGCCAGCTTCACCGCCTTTTACTTTGCCATTCGCAGTGACAGTAGCCGCCATCGCGCCAAATACTACGCGCTAGCGGGCATCTATTGTGGCTGCGCGGTATTAACCAAGGGTTTTCTGGCATTGGCGCTACCGGTATTGGTGGTATTGCCCTACATGCTATGGACTAAGCAACTAACGGTGATCTTAAAATGGGGTTGGTGGGTGATGCTACTAGCGCTGCTCACTTGCCTGCCTTGGGCGTTAGCGATTCACGCAGCCGAGCCCGATTACTGGCACTACTTTTTTGGATTGAGCACATTAAGCGCTTTTCCGCCGAAAACGCTCAGCACGCCGCACCGCTGTGGTATTACCTACCATTTTTGGCGGCCGGAGTATTACCTTGGTTATTTTGGTCTCCCTCGGCGCTGGCCCACCTAA